A genomic window from Solanum stenotomum isolate F172 chromosome 10, ASM1918654v1, whole genome shotgun sequence includes:
- the LOC125841986 gene encoding zinc finger protein CONSTANS-LIKE 1-like, with translation MSSELFVFDNFFTDPFSPSFIDNSIFQENNNFTMPTNCLIQQLPETKIDETTSFDQITSTLLSSSPPSHQFENLSLCPIGNPNFEFGDYSVKAEEFQVHFESDHFGAFQNDVKLIQRSFSSNCFDNNNNNNNSKKQSFSIFTPNFDSLIESTNFQTSAAISSPENSFSSGQMRRVCSTGDLQKMKTSQTRNTLSTSPLSGERTFIEEASNIKVGRYTAEERKERIHRYRAKRTQRNFNKTIKYACRKTLADNRPRVRGRFARNDEVGLEIPKTSSSTLFNRYEDEDDIWIEGVHEEEEDHQGSIGRRQLYHNFSSMTQYHQQYSSH, from the exons ATGTCTTCAGAACTTTTTGTATTTGACAACTTTTTTACTGACCCTTTTTCTCCATCTTTCATAGATAACTcaattttccaagaaaacaacAATTTCACCATGCCTACCAACTGTTTGATACAACAACTCCCTGAAACCAAAATTGATGAAACAACTTCATTTGACCAAATCACTTCGACCCTTCTTTCATCTTCACCTCCAAGTCATCAATTTGAGAATCTTTCACTTTGTCCAATTGGAAatccaaattttgaatttggtgATTACTCTGTAAAAGCAGAGGAATTTCAGGTCCATTTTGAATCTGATCATTTTGGTGCTTTTCAAAATGATGTGAAATTGATACAGAGGAGTTTTAGTAGTAATtgttttgataataataataataataataatagtaagaAACAAAGTTTCTCTATTTTTACACCAAACTTTGATAGTTTAATTGAGtctacaaattttcaaacatcaGCTGCAATTAGCTCACCTGAAAACAGCTTTTCTTCTGGCCAAATGAGAAGAGTTTGCAGCACTGGTGACTTGCAA AAGATGAAGACAAGTCAAACAAGGAACACTTTATCAACAAGTCCATTATCAGGAGAAAGAACATTTATTGAAGAAGCATCAAATATCAAAGTGGGAAGATATACtgcagaagaaagaaaagaaagaattcaTAGATACAGAGCAAAAAGAACTCAAAGAAATTTTAACAAAACTATTAag TATGCATGTCGAAAAACACTAGCGGACAATCGTCCAAGGGTTCGTGGCAGATTTGCTCGTAACGATGAAGTTGGTCTTGAGATTCCGAaaacttcatcatcaacattgtttAATCGATACGAAGATGAAGATGATATTTGG ATTGAGGGAGTTCATGAAGAGGAAGAAGATCATCAAGGCTCAATAGGGAGAAGACAATTGTATCACAACTTTAGTTCAATGacacaatatcatcaacaataTTCAAGCCACTAA